The Lutibacter sp. Hel_I_33_5 genome has a window encoding:
- a CDS encoding metallophosphoesterase, which produces MKINSTIFLKVITLLLFSGCATFKPQYSKSNIATSFPDKELEHSFYLIGDGGNSPLGTTTKTLKAFRLALNKAPKNSTAIFLGDNIYEDGMPKKGAENREFAEHQLNTQAGTAENFKGNAIFIPGNHDWYSGGIKGVKRQEKYVEAILGKKSFLPENGCPIENIHISKDIELILIDTQWYIENWDKHPTINAKCDIKTRARFFDEYKSLIKKSRGKTTIVALHHPMYTNGPHGGQYSCKDYMKPLPLLGSLKNMIRKTGGVVNTDLQNKIYGQLKKRIITISQENKKVVFVSGHEHSLQYIIEDNLHQIISGSGSKVSPTRNIGGGQFSYGTSGYARLDVFKDGSSFVSFFSADDDKIVYQTEVLKPNQKKDFTTYPINFPKEKAASIYSKEETTKSSIYKFLWGNRYRNVYSTPVKAPTVNLDTLYGGVSIVRKGGGNQSRSLRLKTKTGAQYVMRALRKNAVQYLQAVMFKDQYIEGQFNNTETEDFLLDVFAGSHPYAPFTIGDLSDAAGVYHTNPKLYYIPKQNALGSYNNEFGDELYMIEEHTSEGHSELASFGHQNKLLSTDDVMKKLHKDVDFTIDEASYIRARLFDMLIGDWDRHQDQWRWIEFKENGKKVYRPMPRDRDQAFSIMSDGFLLNAAVKLLPVAGLLRKYDDDLVDVKGVNVEPYPLDMEFIQQADKTVWDAQVKKIQDGVTDAVIEKAFLNFPKEVRDQNIDEIKRTLKARRGNLQKISDRYYKLVNSFSVLKGTNKDDYFTITCNDDGSLEILVNTIKKGEKGKIFHQRTYDPNETKEIWIYGLDDEDVFEVLGKSTKIKIRLIGGQHNDTYKVLEGGKVFIYDYTSKKNTITEAKKARIKLTDDYETNVYDYKKLKNSLGQFSPTIGSNPDDGLKVGVNYTYTSSGFERNPFTTQHIISSAYYFATSGYELGYKGEFTNVFGNYNLGIEATFNSPNYAMNFFGFGNSTENHHADTSDGIDVDRDYNRIKIRTFKLKPSLIWNGNYGASFIASVFYESNEVDRTNNRFLAKTLPINHVVFDQQDFYGGETFYGFRHKDNEAFPTLGMQFGLLLGYKNNVSTSKGFGYLNADLGFDYKLVSSGLLVLATNLSTQVNLGEGFEFYQAANLGASNGLRGYRNQRFTGKSAFVQSTDIRWNFTRLKTNILPISLGFYGGFDYGSVWIDNKFVTNPSLNQNKWNTSVGGGFFINLADMMTANLSAFNSEDGMRIGFQFGFGF; this is translated from the coding sequence ATGAAAATAAACTCTACTATTTTTTTAAAAGTTATAACCTTGCTTTTGTTTAGTGGGTGTGCTACTTTTAAACCTCAATATTCTAAATCTAATATAGCAACTTCCTTTCCAGATAAAGAATTAGAGCATTCATTTTATTTAATTGGTGATGGAGGAAATTCGCCATTAGGAACAACTACTAAAACTTTAAAAGCCTTTAGATTAGCTTTAAACAAAGCACCTAAGAATAGTACTGCTATCTTTTTAGGCGATAACATTTATGAAGATGGAATGCCAAAAAAAGGGGCAGAGAATAGAGAATTTGCAGAACATCAATTAAATACTCAAGCAGGTACAGCAGAAAACTTTAAAGGGAACGCTATTTTTATTCCAGGGAATCACGATTGGTATAGTGGTGGAATAAAAGGAGTGAAAAGACAAGAAAAATATGTAGAAGCTATCTTGGGTAAAAAATCTTTTCTTCCAGAAAATGGTTGCCCCATTGAAAACATTCATATTTCTAAGGATATTGAATTAATTCTAATAGATACCCAGTGGTATATAGAAAATTGGGATAAACACCCAACGATTAACGCTAAATGTGATATTAAAACCCGCGCACGTTTTTTTGATGAATATAAAAGCTTGATAAAAAAATCGAGAGGAAAAACTACTATTGTAGCGTTACATCACCCAATGTACACCAATGGACCTCATGGTGGTCAATATTCATGTAAAGATTACATGAAACCTTTACCGTTATTAGGATCATTAAAAAACATGATTAGAAAAACTGGCGGTGTTGTGAATACTGACCTACAAAATAAAATCTACGGTCAGTTAAAAAAACGAATAATTACGATCTCACAAGAAAATAAGAAAGTAGTTTTTGTTTCTGGACATGAACATAGCTTACAGTATATTATTGAAGACAATTTACATCAAATTATTAGCGGTTCTGGCTCTAAAGTTTCTCCAACTAGAAATATTGGTGGTGGTCAGTTTTCTTACGGAACCTCTGGTTATGCTAGGTTAGATGTATTTAAAGATGGATCTTCATTTGTGAGTTTTTTTTCTGCGGATGATGATAAAATTGTCTATCAGACGGAAGTGTTAAAACCGAATCAGAAGAAAGATTTTACAACATATCCAATTAATTTTCCAAAAGAAAAAGCAGCGTCAATTTATTCAAAAGAAGAAACTACAAAATCTAGTATTTACAAATTTTTATGGGGAAATCGGTATCGAAATGTATATAGCACACCAGTTAAAGCGCCAACAGTTAATTTAGATACGTTGTATGGTGGCGTTAGTATTGTTAGAAAAGGCGGTGGAAATCAGTCTAGATCTTTACGATTAAAAACCAAAACGGGTGCACAATATGTGATGCGTGCTTTGCGTAAAAATGCGGTACAGTATTTACAAGCGGTTATGTTTAAAGATCAATATATCGAAGGACAATTCAATAATACAGAAACCGAAGATTTTTTATTAGATGTTTTTGCTGGCTCACATCCGTATGCACCATTTACTATTGGCGATTTATCAGACGCTGCTGGCGTTTATCATACAAATCCTAAGTTATACTACATTCCGAAGCAAAATGCCTTAGGGAGCTATAATAATGAGTTTGGAGATGAATTATACATGATTGAGGAGCATACATCTGAAGGACATAGTGAATTGGCTAGTTTTGGACATCAAAATAAGTTATTGAGTACTGATGATGTGATGAAAAAACTCCATAAGGATGTTGATTTTACGATTGATGAGGCTTCTTACATTCGAGCTCGTTTGTTTGATATGTTGATTGGCGATTGGGACAGACATCAAGATCAATGGCGTTGGATAGAGTTTAAAGAGAATGGAAAAAAAGTATATAGACCAATGCCAAGAGATAGAGATCAGGCGTTTTCTATTATGTCTGATGGTTTTTTATTGAATGCTGCTGTAAAATTATTACCAGTAGCTGGGTTACTTCGTAAATATGATGATGATTTAGTGGATGTAAAAGGCGTAAATGTAGAACCGTATCCGTTAGATATGGAGTTTATTCAACAAGCTGATAAAACCGTTTGGGATGCGCAAGTTAAAAAAATACAAGATGGTGTTACTGATGCCGTAATTGAAAAAGCATTTTTAAATTTCCCAAAAGAAGTTAGAGACCAAAATATTGATGAAATAAAAAGAACATTAAAGGCTAGGAGAGGGAACCTTCAAAAAATATCAGATCGTTATTATAAATTAGTTAATTCGTTTTCAGTACTTAAAGGAACTAATAAAGATGATTACTTTACAATTACTTGTAACGATGATGGAAGCTTAGAAATTCTTGTAAACACTATAAAGAAAGGTGAAAAAGGGAAAATATTTCATCAACGAACCTATGATCCAAATGAAACTAAAGAAATTTGGATTTATGGCTTAGATGATGAAGATGTATTTGAAGTTTTAGGAAAAAGTACTAAGATTAAAATTCGTTTAATAGGTGGGCAACATAACGATACTTATAAAGTTCTTGAAGGCGGAAAGGTTTTTATTTATGATTATACATCTAAAAAGAATACCATAACTGAAGCTAAAAAAGCAAGAATTAAACTCACTGACGATTACGAAACAAATGTGTATGATTATAAAAAACTAAAAAATAGTTTAGGGCAATTTTCACCAACCATCGGTTCTAATCCTGATGATGGGTTAAAAGTTGGAGTTAATTACACATATACAAGTTCTGGATTTGAGCGCAACCCGTTTACAACACAACATATTATTTCTAGCGCTTATTATTTTGCAACAAGTGGTTATGAATTAGGATACAAAGGAGAGTTTACTAATGTTTTTGGAAATTATAATCTTGGTATTGAAGCTACTTTTAATAGCCCAAATTATGCTATGAACTTCTTTGGATTTGGGAATAGTACTGAAAATCATCATGCAGATACAAGTGATGGCATTGATGTAGATAGAGATTATAATCGTATTAAAATTAGAACTTTTAAACTAAAGCCTTCATTAATTTGGAACGGAAATTATGGAGCAAGTTTTATAGCGAGTGTTTTTTATGAATCTAATGAAGTAGATCGTACCAACAATCGCTTTTTAGCAAAAACGTTGCCTATTAATCATGTAGTTTTCGATCAACAAGATTTTTATGGAGGAGAAACTTTCTATGGTTTTAGGCATAAAGATAATGAGGCATTTCCAACGCTAGGAATGCAATTTGGTTTGTTATTAGGATATAAAAACAATGTAAGTACAAGTAAAGGTTTTGGATATTTAAATGCAGATTTAGGTTTTGACTATAAATTAGTTTCGAGTGGACTTTTAGTGTTAGCCACCAATTTAAGTACTCAAGTAAATTTAGGAGAAGGGTTCGAATTTTATCAAGCTGCAAATTTAGGAGCTAGTAATGGTTTGAGAGGATATAGAAATCAGCGATTTACAGGTAAAAGTGCTTTTGTTCAATCTACAGATATCCGTTGGAATTTTACCCGATTAAAAACAAATATACTTCCCATTAGTTTAGGTTTTTATGGTGGTTTTGATTATGGAAGTGTATGGATTGATAACAAATTTGTGACTAATCCGTCGTTAAATCAGAATAAATGGAATACTTCTGTAGGTGGTGGGTTCTTTATAAATCTAGCTGATATGATGACCGCAAATCTTTCTGCTTTTAATAGTGAAGATGGTATGCGTATTGGATTTCAATTTGGTTTTGGGTTTTAA
- a CDS encoding DEAD/DEAH box helicase has product MANQIKGQEEILRKLNIYELNPMQEEAIAAINENENTILLSPTGTGKTVAFALPLLASLDKESNEIQALILVPSRELAIQIEQVIRSMGSGYKVNAVYGGRPMSKDKIELKHLPAILIGTPGRISDHFANDRFSKEFIKTLILDEFDKSLEVGFEYEMRGVINQLSTLSKRILTSATQGVEIPVFVNVNQRKIINYLGTKQSKLTIKTVISPSKNKLNTLLHLLNHVGNQQGIIFCNLKDSIQTVSSFLESKNISHGCFNGGMEQKDRERSLIKFRNGTNQLLIATDLAARGIDVPEMKFIIHFELPLYKEEFTHRNGRTARVSAKGTAYVLKWKEERLPDFIVKTAIQDISKQSERKPNFWTTLFISGGRKDKISKGDIAGLFLKKGNLTKDQLGIIELKQDCAFVAVPITVADNLIENLNNSRLKKKKVRITSI; this is encoded by the coding sequence ATGGCAAATCAAATTAAAGGGCAAGAAGAAATATTAAGAAAGTTAAATATTTATGAGCTAAATCCTATGCAAGAGGAAGCTATTGCTGCGATTAATGAAAATGAAAACACCATTCTTTTATCACCTACAGGTACCGGTAAAACAGTAGCTTTTGCTTTACCGTTATTAGCATCGCTAGATAAAGAATCTAATGAAATACAAGCTTTAATTTTGGTGCCTTCTAGAGAATTAGCTATACAAATAGAACAAGTAATTCGTTCTATGGGCTCTGGATATAAAGTAAATGCTGTGTATGGTGGTAGACCCATGTCTAAAGATAAAATTGAATTAAAGCATTTACCAGCAATTTTAATTGGTACACCAGGTAGAATTTCAGATCATTTTGCCAATGATCGTTTTTCAAAAGAATTTATTAAAACCTTAATTTTAGATGAATTTGATAAATCTTTAGAAGTTGGATTTGAGTATGAAATGAGAGGGGTTATAAATCAATTATCTACTTTAAGTAAACGAATATTAACATCTGCAACACAGGGAGTTGAAATCCCAGTCTTTGTTAATGTTAATCAACGAAAAATCATTAATTACTTAGGGACTAAGCAATCGAAATTAACAATTAAAACGGTGATTTCTCCTTCAAAAAATAAACTAAATACACTATTGCATTTATTAAATCATGTTGGAAATCAACAAGGAATTATTTTTTGTAATTTAAAAGATAGTATACAAACTGTAAGTAGTTTCTTGGAGAGTAAAAATATAAGTCATGGTTGTTTTAATGGCGGGATGGAGCAAAAAGATAGAGAACGTTCTTTAATTAAATTTAGAAACGGAACCAATCAATTATTAATAGCAACAGATCTTGCTGCTCGTGGTATTGATGTCCCTGAAATGAAATTCATTATTCATTTCGAATTACCGTTGTATAAAGAAGAGTTTACTCATAGAAACGGACGAACCGCAAGAGTTTCTGCAAAAGGAACCGCTTATGTTTTAAAATGGAAAGAGGAACGTTTACCTGATTTTATAGTAAAAACAGCAATTCAAGATATTAGCAAGCAATCAGAAAGAAAACCAAATTTTTGGACAACCTTATTTATTTCTGGTGGTAGAAAAGATAAAATTTCTAAAGGAGATATTGCAGGTTTGTTTTTAAAGAAAGGAAATTTAACTAAAGATCAGCTTGGTATTATAGAGTTAAAACAAGATTGCGCATTTGTAGCTGTTCCTATTACGGTTGCTGATAATTTGATAGAGAACTTAAATAACTCAAGATTAAAAAAGAAAAAAGTAAGAATTACATCAATTTAA
- a CDS encoding cold-shock protein, which yields MAKSQQTYNKSEKEKKRLKKREDKKKKMEARKLEKEEGGSKGIQFAYVDHNGNLTDTPPDPELKVEYELEDIQISVTKKEDLPEEDPIRKGKVSFFDSSKGFGFIIDTENNEKYFTHVSGIIDEITENDKVSFELEKGQRGMNAVRVKKI from the coding sequence ATGGCAAAATCGCAGCAGACCTATAATAAAAGTGAAAAAGAGAAGAAACGTTTAAAAAAACGTGAGGACAAGAAGAAGAAAATGGAGGCTCGGAAATTGGAGAAAGAAGAAGGAGGAAGTAAAGGTATTCAGTTTGCATATGTAGATCATAATGGTAATTTAACAGATACGCCACCAGATCCAGAATTAAAGGTTGAATACGAGTTAGAAGATATTCAGATTTCTGTTACTAAAAAAGAAGATTTACCAGAAGAAGATCCTATTAGAAAAGGAAAAGTTTCTTTCTTTGATTCTTCTAAAGGTTTTGGTTTTATTATTGATACAGAAAATAACGAAAAGTATTTTACACACGTAAGTGGTATTATTGATGAAATTACAGAAAATGATAAAGTTTCTTTTGAATTAGAAAAGGGGCAAAGAGGTATGAATGCTGTAAGAGTAAAGAAAATATAA